The sequence below is a genomic window from Streptomyces sp. V1I1.
GCTTCTACACCCGATGACCGGTCGTTGTGCTCTGGCTAAGAACTGTGTCTGAGGGCTGCATGACAAGGTGAGCCGTAATTCAGTGCAGCTCAGGGGCTTGTCGCTTCGGGCGGATCCGCCCGAAGCGACGACTGGGCGGAAGCTGATGCCGGTCGTACGGTGAGTGCATGGGCAGGGACTGCGTCCCCCGGCTGAGGCTGGTCGTGGTCACTGACGACGACCCCGGTCCACGGTTATGCCGTGGGTGCGGTGGGCCGTTGATGCCGTCGGTGAAGGCGACGGCGGCGTTCTGTTCGTCGGCCTGCCGTTCGCGGCACTGGCGTCGGCTGCGGCGCACGAGGGCGAGGACCGAGGCGGTCCAGGCCGCCCGGACGGCGAACTGTCCGGAGTGCGGCGCGAGTTGGACGGTCGGGGTGGAGCATCCCGCCTCGGCACGGTACTGCTCTCCCCGTTGTCGCAAACGGTCTTGGCACCGGCGGCGCACGCAGCCGGGAGGGGTGTGAGACCGCGCGCTCCGTTATGGCAGGGCCGCTTCACGCGCCGGGCCCGTGCACCGACTTCCTGCGCCGTCCGGCAGTCGCCAACAAGGCCATGGCCGATGACACCGCCCGGCACGCCGTTAATGAGGCGCAGTTCGACCGGTTCCGCCAGCAGGCCCAGTTCGGGCACGAGGAAGCCGCCCCACAGTTGCAGCGCATGGAGCACAGCGCCCAGTTCATGGACCTGGTCGCGGCATGCGCGCAGTTCGTCGCGACGGCCGGGAAGGATCGTGCCGAATCTTCGCGGCGAGCACTACGACGACGGCGAGCGCGAGACGATCGGGCGGGGGCTTTCGCGGGTACGCGCCGCGGCCGACTGGATCGAGAATGCCGTTACCCGCGGCGAGGTCGACCTGGACGAGCAGCTGGAGAAGCTGCTGAAGGGTTCGGGTGAGTAGGCGATGGGGCGGGGAGTCCCCGCTCACGTCCACGCCGAAGCGGTCCTCAGCGCCCTGCTGGAAGCCCGTCCCGCCTGACCATCGTCCAGCTGATGGCCGCCACCGAACGCACGCGCGCCCAGGTCCACACCGGGCTCGCGCATCTGCGCAAGGTCGCGGCGGCGAAGGGTCTTCCGCCCGTGACCTGGGACAAACGATGGGGATACCGCATGCTGGACGATGCCCCGGAGGTGTGGATCGGCTACGAACGGGCGTTCTTCGAGACCGTCCACCACCGGGTGGAGAACTTCATCGCCGGGACCCTCCT
It includes:
- a CDS encoding DUF6192 family protein, whose amino-acid sequence is MPNLRGEHYDDGERETIGRGLSRVRAAADWIENAVTRGEVDLDEQLEKLLKGSGE